TCTACACCAATGCTACTTGCAATCTCATGGAACTTCTGAATGGCATCCATTTGCCCGCGTACCGATCTAAATGCAGGCGGGTTATTCTCATCAGGAAGAATTATCCCATTAATGGTGATATTCCAATCCTCCAGCGAAAAGATTTCCTTTACCGATCCTATCCCTCCAACAGTAGATGTCTTTACAACTGTTTTTGGCCTGCTAAAATCAACTATTGTTGCCACTGGCATTAAGAACCTAGAATACCTGTAGTCCTTCAGAGTTCCATCAGCCTCATACTTCTTGTATGAACCTTCTTTAATCCAAAATGCTCCAAAAACCTTGTTCCCAAACCGAACAGGAGCATCGTCGTATTCTGGATCTTCTTCCCTTAACTTGATGTCAGGATATGAACCAGCCTTAAACTCCCTAGCTTGCCACCATGTTGGCAGATAGATTGGGCTTTCAACTCCAAACACATCGGAGAGCAGCTTTCCTACAAAGGCAACATCTATAGTCGGCACAGCCTTCTTTAGGTCGCCTTTGTAGTCAGCGGCTATCTTCTCTTTGTTAATATTTTCAGTTAATGGGTTATACATATTAATTAGCGGAAACTATTACACCATCCCTTAGCTTGTCGTTAATAACTCTTACAACTTTTTCGGCTATGCTTTCAAAATCTGATTTGTCAGCATCAGCACTTATAGTAAAGTAGTTCTTGATATCAATCCTTTGAGAAATGCTTTTTATGGAAGCGCCTCCGCTACCCTTCATTTCACTTGTTCCATTCCCTTTACCCTTGCTCAGATCGGAGGTGGTTAGCTTTGTGGTCGGCTTTTTAATCTCAAGCGTTTTGCTTTTTGCGCCTGCATGCGAAGTATTCGGACGCTTGTCCGGATTATCTTCGTAGAAGCTTTCCTCTCCCTGCTTTTTACCATCGCCGTAAGCCTTTGATAAATCACGCCCAAACTTCTTGGCTGCACCTACTATTTTGTCAAATCCGTCGCTAAACTTGTAGTTCTTGTCGAACCAGTTGGCCGGGTTGAATACCCCTTTTATTAGGTGCCATATACCTTTAAATACATCACCAATAAAAGATGCAACTCCCGTGAAGAATGTTTTAATGAAGTTCCAAACTCCCATAAGGACGCCTCTAAACGTAGCCGATGTTTTGTAGAAGTAGGTTCCAAGCGCGATTAACCCAGCGATAATGGCGGCAATCCATCCGATTATTGGAATGTTCATAATGGCAACACCCGCCATTTTTGCTCCTGCAGAGATCATCTTAAACCCTGCGCTTGCAATGGTAGATCCCCACGTTACCAACTTGCCCACAACAGGCATTGTTTTTAGGGTATTGAAGAGCATTACAACTCCAGTTCTAGCGTTAGCTAGGTTTGCCATCACTACCACTGTTCCTGCAAGTCCATCAATAAATGGGGTGATTTTTGATGTCACATCAAACATTCCAATCTTAAGATCGGTGAACCAAACCTTAACCTTATTCATACGTTCAGTCCAACCGCTCATAATGGTATCGGCCTGCTCAGTTGCCGTATTGGTACCTGTTATAGCCTTTGTCATTTTATCCTGGGCGTCGATGGAATCTACCATAATGTTTGCTGCCGCGCTATTCTCTGTTCCGAACATTTGGGCAAACAGCGTTGCATCAGCCTGTGCCTTTTTCAGCTCGCGTAAGCGGGTGGTAAGAGGAAGCGTCTTATTTGATACGATATCATAGTTAACGCCAAGAGCCTTTAGTTTCTCTTGAGCGTCCTTTGGAATAACATCGATACCTGCCATTTTCCCAAGAATGTTGCGAAGCGCTGTTCCTGCTTGCTCTCCATACTTACCACCTTGTGCAAGCGCTTGCAGGGCAGAGTTACCTTCTTCGAATGATACTTTTGCATTCTTGATTTCAACCCCTGCAACCTTATAGGCAGCACTTACGCTTGGTACTTCAGCGGCACCATACTTTGCACCAGCTGCCATAACGTTCATCATCCGCGTCATTTCCTGAGCAGCCTCCATTGGGTTACTTAGGTCAACGCCCATTTGCAGCATCGAGGTGGTTAAGGCATCCATCGCACCAACAGCGTCGTTACCCATAGTTTTGCTGAGGGTAGCTACATTTCGCCCCATCAAGTCGAGCGCCTTTTGGTCGTTTGCTATGTCAGGGCCTAAGCGCGATAGGATAGACTTGTAGCTTTCCATCATGTCAGATGCGTCACCTCCAAAATCCTTAGCCGTTTTTCGGGCTTTACTGCCTAAATCGTCAAGAGCGGAGCCTGTAACTCCTGTTATGGCTTCCACCTCTTTCATCTGAGCGTTAAACCTAGCACCTGGCTCGTTTAACGCGTCAAACTTGTTGGCAAGATTCTCCACGCTATCGGCGACAGCGTAGAGATCTATTGCCGACATCTTCTTAATCTTCTCCTTGCTGCCTTCGGCTTTGGTTCCAACGCCCTCAACCTTCTCTGCCGCTTCATCTGCCGCACCGATGACGTTCTTCATCGGTGCGGTCAGCTTATCCACTAGCTCAAGAATCCATTGTGTCGTTGTTGTTGCCATTGCCAAAAATCTCCACAACAGCAGCACAAACTGCCGTCTTAAGGTTTAAGAAGTTTACTTTGTTTAAATGGAGTGATTCTGCGTAAAGCTTGCACCATTCGTCATCATGTAGCTTATCCGGATCGATATGGAAATAATGGCGAATGGATGCATCGCCCTCCCTTATATAATCTCCCTCTTCGGAAATCTCGTGCTGCTTTACGCCTTCGATAAAAAACTTTCGTAGGGAGCAATCAGCTCTTGAAGCTGCTGAACTACGCCCATAAAGACTAGGCCATCCTCCAAGGCATCCATATCACCAGCAACCACCAAGTTCTTTACCCCTTTTTCAGAAAACTCGTCCAGCTTCTTTTGCTGGGCCAGCGGCATAAGCATCTTAATTAATCCCCTGTCTGGACGTCTAACCGCAAACTGATACTTTTCGCCTTCGTCGACCACTTTACCCGATGCAATGCTCCTTATCTTATCCTTTGCCGACTCGTCTTTTTCGCTATCGTTTAGTGATGCCGTTACGGATGATAGCCGTTGTTCCAGTGATAGGCTTTTGTTAGTTAGTAGGAGCGTGTCTACCCCTTGCGATTTTAGGTATTGAAGCTGATCTGAAGTAAGTATGTCGATATCGTACTCCTCAGGCTCAACAATCACCGTAATTATTTTGATCTGCCCGTACTTTACCTTCATTTCTTGAATGACTTCAGGGGTTAGCTTTGCGCTGAATATGGCCGCAGGAGCCAGCGCATAAATGGTATTTTGTAGAGCACCTCCATCGGCATGAGCAACCGCACCTGCAGTTAAAACAAACGCTAGTAGCGTGAATAATCCGAGCAAAATGGCTTTTGAGTTTTTCATTTAAATGCTATTTAAAATGGTTTTACAATACGGACCAGCCGATATGGCTTACCACAAGTTCTAGCTTGTTGGCGATGGTCTTGTCGCCTTGCTTTACCGCAATCGAACGGCCTTTGAACTGGCAGTTATGGATTCTATCCTTAACCTTAAAATCGTTGTACTCGTACTCGACAACAATATCGAATGGAGCAATGTCAGATAGTCGTTTACCCGGAGGTAGCGATCGTTGAATGGCATTTACCTCTTCTACGTATAGGGTAACCGAGGCTTTTGCCTCATAGTTGCCTTCACCTCTCCCGCAAGGATACTTACCTTGCCCTTTAGCATTCTCCAACTCAACACTATCGTCATACTCCAGTTCGGTAATTCCTTCAACGTCTCTGCCAAGAAGGTTGACAGTAATGGAGTTCCATCCTGTCATCTTTCCAAACTTGTTAATTAGCGTACTTGCTGTTGACATATCCTAAAGTTTTTCGGTTAAACCTAAATCCACGTCAAACTCGTGGACAATTTTCCCAACCACAACAAGCGCCTTTATCTTCAACGGGGTGGTTTCGCTTGGGGCCTGAACCTCGCTAATCGAAACATCCTTTCCATCGATATTGCCAGAGGCTTCCATCGCGCTCAATGCGCTTAGGCAAGCAGCTTCCAGTCCCGACACCCAGGTACTTTTCAGGTATCCGGTTGTTGGATCAGTTGGTGCTTTGGAGCGCACCCTTGGGATTAGCGTATTGCGAATAATCCTTGCTGCCTTATTCCAAATGCAGTTAAGGTTGAAGTACGCATAATCGCTATTGGCGCTTACTGCTGTTGGGCAACCGTTGAAGTAGAACCCTCCATAGTTGGCAAATGAGCCTACGTACATGTAACCCTTAGCCGTCAGCGCCTTTTGTTCTTGTGGAGTTAGGCTGGCGAATTTCTTGCCATCCGATAACGAGGCAGATAGCCAACGTCCGGTTTGCTCATCGCTTAGCGAATAATTCTCCTCTCCTCGGCGTGATCGTGGCTTCTCTTCAATATCCACGCTCCCGATATCCTCGTGAATGCGCCTTACCGCAACGGAACCAAGGGCAGTACCAACAGCAGCACGCTTGGCGTAACCAGCCTTTAATGCAGCCATGACAGGATCTTGTGCCACAACGTAGGTTACGTTAGGAGCAGTCACCGTTCTTAAGTCGGGGTAGGCCGTAATGGCAAGCGGAGCAACTCCTCCAACGCCTTCTACAAATACCCCATCAATAAGAATATGCTCATCGGCAAGGCTATTTACCAAACCTTGTAGGCTTACCGCATCAGCAAGCGAGGTGTCAACCGTAGTTGCAAGCCCGGTAATGCCAAGCACGTTCAGGTTCTTTATGCTCCGAATGGCCGTTTTCAAATCAGCATCTGCCACTAGGGCCGCTACTGTTTTAGATTTATCCACAGGGATAAGCCAGAACTTTGACTCAGAGGCTAACCTAAACATCTCGCTCAGGTGGTAGTGTGCAAGCTCGCTATTGGTATCGTCAGTGGTTTGGGTGATTCCTAAATCCTCAGCCGTTTCAATAGAGAGCAGCTCGTAGGCAGTGTTGTAGGCCATACCGCTAGGGAGTGTCATCCCTCCGATAAGGCAAACAACTCTGTCCGATTCTGAATGGCGGTTTAATCCGCCATTCAGCTTGTTGATTGATGCACCAGCGAAGCTCATTCTACTCGTTATTTAGCGAGTTCAACTTCTCAGTTGCAGCGTCTATAACCGTTTTGCGATTCTTGCCTGCAGCCTCCTCGTTTTTAATAGCCTCTACCTCTTCAGCAGTAGTTGCTGCTAGAATAAGCGCAATCAGATCTTCTGCCTTGATAGGCTTTTGTCCCTTCGAATCTTCGAGTTCTTCACGGGTAAACGAGGTAATCTTAAGTTCCTTCTTGTAAACATTGTTTACAGCGTGATTCTTAACAGCGTTCTCGCCTTCGTCGGTAATGAAAGCCATTCCATCGCTGGTTACGGCTACCTTTTGGGCGTTTGGATAGCGAGAAAAAATATCCTTAGCAATTGCCTTTAGCTCTTCTGAATTGTATGTTTTCATGTGTGCTTAAGTGTTAGAGCCGGAATTACCCGGCTCATTGGTGAAACTAAACCGCAATACCCGAAACAATGGCGCCAACGCCAATCTCCTCAATTCGGTCAATCAAACCGTAGGTTTGAGTTCTGAAGATGGACTTAGGATCTGCCGATTTGGTGTCGGTAGTCTCAGGGCTGTAGAGGATCTTTACCGATTCGATATGGTAAACGGTGTTTGGAGCATAGAAGAAGAGCGATGCTCTACGGTCGGTAGCGCCAAGTGCAGCACCTTTTGCCTTTTTCGTTCCATCAGCAGCGTATGCCAATGCGGCGTTATTCGAGAAGAACTTAAAGCCCATAACCGAGCGAACCTTGCCTGTAGTTACGTCAAAGAAGATATTCTTATCGGCAAAGTAGTTGGCGCTATCGCGGTCCAGAATAAGGTCGGTTTCGTGCTCTGGACAAAGAACCATGTACAGTTCCTGCTCATTAGGCAAATTCAGGTTCTTTACCTTTTCAAGGTACTTTACCAAGTCGGCAAAGGAGAGTCGTAAACGACCTGTTCCGTCATTTGCCCCGGAGGTACGCATAACAGGCATGTTGGCATCGGTGGATACCGATGGGGCAAGCTTCCACATTACATGGTCGCGAATACCCATCTTAAACGCCTCAGCATGCTTAACACGAACTGCCGAACGCTTATCGTAGGCCAAATACCTAATCTCTGAATCATCTACCTCGGTAGGCTCAGTATCGTACTTTTCCCAGTCAACAAAGATTTTCTTCCCGGTCATCTTCTTGGCAGTAAACTCCGAGGTGTTGTTTACCAAGAATCCAACGTTGTTGATGAGCTTGTTAAAGCGAATACCATCAGCAGTAATTGCCGAGGCTGGCGCTCCCTTCAGTACGCCAATGAAATCGTCCTTGTAGTTTTTAAACTCAGCAAGGAGCTGAGGGGATACAAACTGGGTTAACCAGCTGCCATCTGCTATAGTTGCCATTCGGTAGCCTCCTATTTAATTTTGTTACGTTTCTTCCAATCAGCAAAGAGCGCGTTGTAGGTCTCTTCATCTTCGTCCTGTAGGGTTGCCAGTAGCTCTGGATCTTCGTCCTGTAGCTGCTCGAAGTTCTTACCTTGGTAGGTATTTCCGTTAGCGTCAATGCCAGTTTTGGTGAATGCAGAAAGCGGCTTAGTGATAGGCTTAAGCCCTTCGTAAAGAGCCTTGGTTCCTTCAAAATTCTGTTCGAACATTTCCTGCCACTTTGCTCGGGCATCAGCGGCAAAAAGCTTATCCTTTTCACCTTTGTCCAGCAAAGCCTTTATCTGAGCGGCCTTTTGCTCCTTTTCCTTGCGATCACTTTCCGCTTTTAGCGTATCATAATCGCCTGCCTTACGGGCATTTTCTTGAAGCCTAGCATTTATCTGCTCCTCAGTAGAGGCTTCAGGCATTCCGAGCGATCTTGCAATTGCTTTTAAATCCATTTCTTCATTGTCGTTTTTGTGAATTAAATCGGTATTTAGAATGGCAATCGGAGAGCCGCTCTCTTGTATTGCCTTCGCTGTTTCTTGGTCTATTTTTACAGCATCCTTAACGCTAGACGCAAAGCCCCATTCAACGGCTTCCTGTGCGGTAAGCCAGAAATCGCCACCATCCCACTTGGCCTTAAAGTCCTTTTCCGGCTTATTAAGCTTAGCCTTATAGGCGTCGTAGTAGGTAACGGTCATGTTCTTGATAAGCTTTAGGTAGTTCTCTACCTCGGTCTCATTACCTTCAACCCATCCGCTTGGCTTGTGAATCATGTACTGCCCGTTCTTGGCCATAGTGAATTCCGTTGCACAAACGCCTATATAGGTAC
This window of the uncultured Acetobacteroides sp. genome carries:
- a CDS encoding DUF6046 domain-containing protein, whose protein sequence is MYNPLTENINKEKIAADYKGDLKKAVPTIDVAFVGKLLSDVFGVESPIYLPTWWQAREFKAGSYPDIKLREEDPEYDDAPVRFGNKVFGAFWIKEGSYKKYEADGTLKDYRYSRFLMPVATIVDFSRPKTVVKTSTVGGIGSVKEIFSLEDWNITINGIILPDENNPPAFRSVRGQMDAIQKFHEIASSIGVEGQIFADRNIVSIVTESLTFTPVQGKPNMMQYSIEAVSDEDMLTMV
- a CDS encoding phage tail tape measure protein → MATTTTQWILELVDKLTAPMKNVIGAADEAAEKVEGVGTKAEGSKEKIKKMSAIDLYAVADSVENLANKFDALNEPGARFNAQMKEVEAITGVTGSALDDLGSKARKTAKDFGGDASDMMESYKSILSRLGPDIANDQKALDLMGRNVATLSKTMGNDAVGAMDALTTSMLQMGVDLSNPMEAAQEMTRMMNVMAAGAKYGAAEVPSVSAAYKVAGVEIKNAKVSFEEGNSALQALAQGGKYGEQAGTALRNILGKMAGIDVIPKDAQEKLKALGVNYDIVSNKTLPLTTRLRELKKAQADATLFAQMFGTENSAAANIMVDSIDAQDKMTKAITGTNTATEQADTIMSGWTERMNKVKVWFTDLKIGMFDVTSKITPFIDGLAGTVVVMANLANARTGVVMLFNTLKTMPVVGKLVTWGSTIASAGFKMISAGAKMAGVAIMNIPIIGWIAAIIAGLIALGTYFYKTSATFRGVLMGVWNFIKTFFTGVASFIGDVFKGIWHLIKGVFNPANWFDKNYKFSDGFDKIVGAAKKFGRDLSKAYGDGKKQGEESFYEDNPDKRPNTSHAGAKSKTLEIKKPTTKLTTSDLSKGKGNGTSEMKGSGGASIKSISQRIDIKNYFTISADADKSDFESIAEKVVRVINDKLRDGVIVSAN
- a CDS encoding DUF2586 family protein; this translates as MSFAGASINKLNGGLNRHSESDRVVCLIGGMTLPSGMAYNTAYELLSIETAEDLGITQTTDDTNSELAHYHLSEMFRLASESKFWLIPVDKSKTVAALVADADLKTAIRSIKNLNVLGITGLATTVDTSLADAVSLQGLVNSLADEHILIDGVFVEGVGGVAPLAITAYPDLRTVTAPNVTYVVAQDPVMAALKAGYAKRAAVGTALGSVAVRRIHEDIGSVDIEEKPRSRRGEENYSLSDEQTGRWLSASLSDGKKFASLTPQEQKALTAKGYMYVGSFANYGGFYFNGCPTAVSANSDYAYFNLNCIWNKAARIIRNTLIPRVRSKAPTDPTTGYLKSTWVSGLEAACLSALSAMEASGNIDGKDVSISEVQAPSETTPLKIKALVVVGKIVHEFDVDLGLTEKL
- a CDS encoding ATP-dependent Clp protease proteolytic subunit — protein: MAHEKLQISISAEGTASRVDIIGSISEWGRNNAVDLRTRCQELKDGGATSCHVYLMTVGGDCFQANEIVNILNQVFGTYTAEGGAIVASAGTYIGVCATEFTMAKNGQYMIHKPSGWVEGNETEVENYLKLIKNMTVTYYDAYKAKLNKPEKDFKAKWDGGDFWLTAQEAVEWGFASSVKDAVKIDQETAKAIQESGSPIAILNTDLIHKNDNEEMDLKAIARSLGMPEASTEEQINARLQENARKAGDYDTLKAESDRKEKEQKAAQIKALLDKGEKDKLFAADARAKWQEMFEQNFEGTKALYEGLKPITKPLSAFTKTGIDANGNTYQGKNFEQLQDEDPELLATLQDEDEETYNALFADWKKRNKIK